A window from Deltaproteobacteria bacterium encodes these proteins:
- a CDS encoding DUF3109 family protein, which produces MRDHLGMHVKKLHARMSWKVFRKGASVRNCDGSCCLKGSVASYDEYRNILKHKALIAPYMTSRARTKPDRWFEARVKKDPDYLCGKAVATRVLDGACVFRRDDRLCALHVAGEKELGTPFKLKPAICLLWPLCVVDGELDVSYASFTRRKECCAPVRNGARTIYDVIGPDDASIRMMARKENSRGGSGEMPPHLRRGPTKS; this is translated from the coding sequence GTGCGGGATCATCTCGGCATGCACGTGAAGAAGCTGCATGCGCGGATGAGCTGGAAGGTCTTCCGGAAGGGCGCGTCGGTCCGGAACTGCGACGGCAGCTGCTGCCTCAAGGGCTCGGTCGCGTCGTACGACGAGTACCGGAACATCCTGAAGCACAAGGCGCTGATCGCCCCGTACATGACGTCGCGCGCGCGCACCAAGCCCGACCGCTGGTTCGAGGCGCGGGTGAAGAAGGACCCCGACTACCTCTGCGGCAAGGCGGTCGCGACCCGCGTGCTCGACGGCGCGTGCGTGTTCCGCCGTGACGATCGCCTGTGCGCGCTGCACGTCGCGGGCGAGAAGGAGCTCGGCACGCCCTTCAAGTTGAAGCCGGCGATCTGTCTCCTGTGGCCGCTCTGCGTCGTCGACGGCGAGCTCGACGTCAGCTACGCTTCCTTCACGCGCCGCAAGGAATGCTGCGCCCCGGTTCGGAACGGCGCCCGGACCATCTACGACGTGATCGGCCCCGACGATGCCTCGATCCGCATGATGGCGCGGAAGGAGAACTCGCGCGGCGGGAGCGGCGAGATGCCGCCGCACTTGCGGCGCGGACCGACGAAGTCCTGA
- a CDS encoding HNH endonuclease translates to MSHLAARPSFARVPAGRPRLVACARAEAERVRVVERERLAIDIDRGLRVACRTEASARLTIGMYADLLLGRRSYGRLGFARLADYARERLGLSARAVEEAAFVARRLADRPRIAAEFHDGTLSWTQLRLLVGVATAATESAWVRLARTRSIDVLSATVAAHRSRNRSAAVEDFDDDLIDGEPVAVLRIECPGRIRRLWRHACELASRMAGAPLPAWRAAEAIAAEGIAARPMRTTIADRVIAALLRVKRRAGRGDRQSVAAPVVDIEIDPSLADLDRVAEPTANDLPLADTAPSLAPPAESTDPHEIDARLVAALHTLRTVEPRIGRLLRVLVDHHLYRALGFRSLDAYVRERLGLSTRKVWALVRIERGVRRAAPFAAAYEEGRLSWARTLALLPVVDRTTADAWLARANAVTVRRLQDEVAWVLDRRDLDGPFSSLLPPLVESPLGVQIGACPSASSSVTKIDTGTIEIAESEVRFAGPVSVTALMRDALGIFASAGEPRWRALERLLLRVIVDWEAESPHRDPVFTRDGWRCTVPGCSSRRNLHDHHVRFRSRGGGNQRSNRTTVCAAHHLHGIHAGIIRVAGTAPDGLRWDLPLFSCIGDRYV, encoded by the coding sequence ATGTCGCACCTCGCCGCCCGACCCTCCTTTGCCCGCGTGCCGGCGGGCCGTCCGCGGCTCGTCGCGTGCGCGCGCGCCGAAGCCGAGCGGGTCCGCGTGGTGGAGCGCGAGCGCCTCGCGATCGACATCGACCGTGGCCTGCGGGTGGCATGTCGCACCGAGGCATCCGCGCGGCTGACGATCGGGATGTACGCGGACCTGTTGCTGGGCCGGCGCTCCTATGGCCGGCTCGGGTTCGCGCGGCTCGCCGACTACGCTCGCGAGCGACTGGGCTTGTCCGCCCGCGCAGTCGAAGAAGCGGCGTTCGTCGCCAGGCGGCTGGCGGATCGCCCACGGATCGCGGCGGAGTTTCACGACGGCACCCTTTCGTGGACGCAGCTGCGGCTGCTGGTTGGCGTCGCGACGGCCGCCACCGAATCGGCGTGGGTGCGCCTCGCGCGCACGCGCTCGATCGACGTGCTGAGCGCGACGGTGGCCGCGCACCGCTCGCGGAATCGGAGTGCGGCGGTCGAGGACTTCGACGACGATCTCATCGACGGCGAGCCCGTCGCCGTGCTGCGGATCGAGTGCCCGGGTCGCATCCGGCGTCTCTGGCGGCACGCTTGCGAGCTCGCGAGCCGCATGGCGGGGGCGCCGCTCCCGGCGTGGCGGGCAGCGGAAGCGATCGCCGCCGAAGGGATCGCGGCGCGCCCGATGAGGACGACGATCGCCGACCGTGTGATCGCCGCCCTCCTTCGTGTGAAGCGGCGAGCCGGGCGCGGTGATCGGCAGTCGGTCGCTGCGCCCGTCGTCGATATCGAGATCGATCCATCCCTCGCCGATCTCGACAGGGTTGCAGAGCCAACCGCCAACGACCTCCCACTCGCCGATACGGCGCCGTCGCTCGCGCCGCCCGCCGAATCCACCGACCCGCACGAGATCGACGCGCGTCTCGTCGCCGCGCTGCACACGCTCCGCACGGTCGAGCCGCGCATCGGCCGGCTTCTCCGAGTGCTCGTCGATCACCATCTTTACCGCGCGCTCGGATTCCGGTCGCTCGATGCCTATGTCCGCGAGCGCCTCGGCCTCTCGACGCGCAAGGTCTGGGCGCTCGTGCGGATCGAACGCGGCGTCCGGCGTGCCGCGCCGTTCGCGGCCGCCTATGAAGAGGGTCGGCTCTCCTGGGCGCGCACCCTCGCCCTTCTCCCGGTCGTCGACCGAACCACGGCCGATGCCTGGCTCGCGCGCGCGAACGCGGTCACCGTGCGCCGCCTGCAAGACGAGGTGGCTTGGGTGCTCGATCGCCGCGATCTCGACGGTCCCTTTTCGTCACTCCTGCCGCCGCTCGTCGAAAGCCCGCTCGGCGTGCAAATCGGCGCGTGTCCGAGCGCGTCGAGCTCGGTGACAAAAATTGACACCGGCACGATCGAGATCGCGGAGAGCGAGGTTCGCTTCGCCGGCCCCGTCTCGGTGACGGCCCTGATGCGGGATGCGCTCGGGATCTTCGCGAGCGCCGGCGAGCCCCGCTGGCGTGCGCTCGAACGCTTGCTCCTGCGCGTGATCGTCGATTGGGAAGCCGAATCGCCGCATCGCGACCCGGTGTTCACGCGCGACGGCTGGCGTTGCACGGTGCCCGGCTGCTCGAGCCGCCGGAACCTGCACGACCATCACGTCCGCTTCCGCTCACGCGGCGGCGGGAACCAGCGGTCGAACCGTACGACGGTCTGCGCGGCGCACCACCTGCACGGGATCCACGCCGGCATCATCCGGGTGGCCGGGACCGCGCCGGATGGGCTGCGGTGGGATCTCCCGCTCTTCTCGTGCATCGGGGACCGCTACGTGTAA
- the ychF gene encoding redox-regulated ATPase YchF: protein MGLSIGIVGLPNVGKSTLFNALTKAQNAEAANYPFCTIEPNKAVVPVPDERLAKLAALVDPERIVAATVEFVDIAGLVKGASTGEGLGNQFLAHIRETAAIVHVVRCFDDSDVVHVDGSVNPVRDVEVIETELVLADLQMAEGRIDRLAKKAKGDKDAAAQLEVAKRLVEHLHQGLPAVAFPERESAHGAVLFQELGLITSKPVIFCANVDEGSLAEDNAHVQGLRAWAEPRQAHIIKISAKVEAELVGLDDAERAEFLQSYGITASGIEQVIQEGYAVLGLVSYFTAGPKEVRAWTIGRGWKAPKAASVIHTDFERGFIRAEVMSYADFLAHRGEAGCRAAGVFRVEGKDYVVQDGDVLHFRFNV from the coding sequence ATGGGTCTTTCGATCGGCATCGTCGGCCTCCCGAACGTCGGCAAGTCCACGCTCTTCAACGCCCTCACCAAGGCGCAGAACGCGGAGGCCGCCAACTACCCGTTCTGCACGATCGAGCCGAACAAGGCGGTCGTGCCGGTGCCGGACGAGCGGCTCGCGAAGCTCGCCGCCCTCGTCGACCCCGAGCGCATCGTCGCGGCGACCGTCGAGTTCGTCGACATCGCCGGGCTCGTGAAGGGCGCGTCGACCGGCGAAGGCCTCGGCAACCAGTTCCTCGCCCACATCCGCGAGACCGCCGCCATCGTCCACGTGGTGCGCTGCTTCGACGACTCCGACGTCGTGCACGTCGACGGCTCGGTGAACCCGGTGCGCGACGTCGAGGTGATCGAGACCGAGCTCGTGCTCGCCGACCTCCAGATGGCGGAAGGACGCATCGACCGCCTCGCCAAGAAGGCGAAGGGCGACAAGGATGCGGCGGCGCAGCTCGAGGTCGCGAAGCGCCTCGTCGAGCACCTGCATCAGGGGCTGCCGGCGGTCGCGTTTCCCGAGCGCGAGTCGGCACACGGCGCCGTGCTCTTCCAGGAGCTCGGCCTCATCACCTCGAAGCCGGTCATCTTCTGCGCCAACGTCGACGAGGGGTCGCTCGCCGAGGACAACGCGCACGTGCAGGGGCTGCGCGCGTGGGCGGAGCCGCGCCAGGCGCACATCATCAAGATCTCCGCCAAGGTCGAGGCCGAGCTCGTCGGCCTCGACGACGCCGAGCGCGCCGAGTTCCTCCAGTCCTACGGCATCACCGCGAGCGGCATCGAGCAGGTGATCCAGGAAGGCTACGCCGTCCTCGGACTCGTCAGCTATTTCACCGCCGGCCCGAAGGAAGTGCGCGCCTGGACGATCGGGCGCGGCTGGAAGGCGCCGAAGGCGGCGTCGGTCATCCACACCGACTTCGAGCGCGGCTTCATCCGTGCCGAGGTGATGTCGTACGCCGACTTCCTCGCGCACAGAGGCGAAGCGGGCTGCCGCGCCGCCGGCGTCTTCCGCGTCGAGGGCAAGGACTACGTGGTGCAGGACGGCGACGTGCTGCACTTCCGCTTCAACGTCTGA
- a CDS encoding DUF262 domain-containing protein, whose amino-acid sequence METQVRTPQTVFMQPQRLVVPLFQRPYVWNEESQWEPLWEDVTRLADRVLARPTDRHHPHFLGAVVLQQVPKQTGQMQERTIIDGQQRLTTLQLLLDALHAELLAVGAQAPAMRIEPLVMNAEPFCVKPEDRFKVWPTNRDRSAFNAVMAASPPIDYAGLGHVGERMVEAHRFFHARAHEWLGTAGPDAVATRAAAIETVVRDLLQVVVIDLAADENAQEIFETLNARGAQLTAADLIKNFIFQRLLELGTDVEAAYRKHWAEFETGFWETEIAVGRVRYPRSSIFLNHWLVARTAEEVVAREVFDRFKRFADHEAGVPMSGLLSRIHEASQVYRRFVTGAATPTGPIDRLGLFGYRTGVLESEVIKPLVLGLLDPEEAEIPHEQISKALDVVESWMVRRMLVRATTKAYNQVIAELVAQVRKGDRSCAGDIIETYLRAQASESRYWPDDAEVREELGTLQAYRRLGRGRLRMVLEAIEDFQRGWRDGRPGFGDERVARGKLVIEHVMPRKWVSHWPLTAGGDTETDRERLLHTLGNLTLLTGKLNSKVSNGPWLGAGGKREALESHDVLVLNRELLKRAAEQWSEVAIRRRTEELTESILQIWPVPPGHRANFQRDRRPRLRKFVQLADLISAGKLMPGMSLHPRRKTLADRVAILLPDGRIEVDGRIFTRPSEAAVAITGRPTKGWYFFLVDQASRRSLQDVRLDYVEAMSVDDDDLDDEPTEDDD is encoded by the coding sequence TTGGAAACCCAGGTCCGCACGCCCCAAACGGTCTTCATGCAGCCGCAGCGCCTCGTCGTCCCGCTCTTCCAGCGCCCCTACGTCTGGAACGAAGAGAGTCAGTGGGAACCGCTCTGGGAGGACGTCACTCGCCTTGCCGACCGTGTCCTCGCGCGACCGACCGATCGCCATCACCCGCACTTCCTTGGCGCCGTCGTGCTCCAGCAGGTCCCGAAGCAGACGGGGCAGATGCAGGAGCGGACGATCATCGACGGCCAGCAACGGCTGACCACGTTGCAACTGTTGCTCGATGCGCTGCATGCCGAGCTACTGGCGGTCGGAGCGCAGGCGCCGGCGATGCGGATCGAGCCTCTCGTGATGAACGCCGAGCCGTTTTGTGTGAAACCGGAGGATCGGTTCAAGGTCTGGCCGACCAATCGCGACCGCTCGGCCTTCAATGCCGTCATGGCGGCCTCGCCGCCGATCGACTACGCGGGGCTTGGGCACGTCGGTGAGCGCATGGTGGAAGCGCACCGCTTTTTCCACGCTCGGGCGCACGAGTGGCTGGGAACGGCAGGGCCGGACGCGGTCGCGACCCGCGCCGCCGCGATCGAGACCGTCGTGCGAGACCTGCTGCAAGTGGTCGTGATCGATCTCGCCGCGGACGAGAACGCGCAGGAGATCTTCGAGACGCTGAACGCTCGCGGCGCCCAACTGACCGCGGCCGACCTCATCAAGAACTTCATTTTTCAGCGCCTGCTCGAGCTCGGGACGGACGTCGAGGCGGCGTATCGGAAGCACTGGGCGGAGTTCGAGACCGGGTTCTGGGAGACCGAGATCGCCGTTGGTCGCGTGCGTTATCCGCGCTCCTCGATCTTCCTGAATCATTGGCTGGTGGCGCGGACGGCCGAGGAGGTCGTGGCGCGCGAGGTGTTCGACCGGTTCAAACGCTTCGCTGATCACGAAGCCGGCGTGCCGATGAGCGGGCTGCTCTCGAGGATTCACGAGGCGTCGCAGGTCTACCGCCGGTTCGTGACGGGGGCGGCCACGCCTACCGGTCCGATCGACCGCCTCGGGCTATTCGGATACCGCACCGGCGTTCTGGAAAGCGAGGTCATCAAGCCGCTCGTCCTCGGTCTTCTGGATCCCGAAGAGGCGGAGATTCCGCACGAGCAGATCAGCAAGGCGCTCGACGTCGTCGAAAGCTGGATGGTGCGCCGCATGTTGGTTCGCGCCACGACCAAAGCGTACAACCAAGTGATCGCGGAGCTCGTCGCGCAGGTCCGCAAGGGTGACCGGAGCTGCGCGGGGGACATCATCGAGACGTATCTGCGCGCTCAAGCGAGCGAGAGTCGCTACTGGCCGGACGACGCCGAGGTCCGCGAGGAGCTCGGCACACTCCAGGCGTACCGGCGGCTGGGTCGCGGCCGCTTGCGGATGGTGCTCGAGGCGATCGAGGACTTCCAACGCGGGTGGAGGGACGGCCGGCCGGGATTCGGCGACGAGCGCGTCGCCCGCGGCAAGCTCGTGATCGAGCACGTCATGCCGCGAAAGTGGGTGTCGCACTGGCCGCTCACCGCCGGGGGAGATACCGAGACTGACCGCGAGCGGCTGCTCCACACGCTGGGGAACCTGACACTGCTGACGGGGAAGCTGAACTCCAAAGTCTCGAACGGTCCCTGGCTCGGCGCGGGCGGGAAGCGCGAGGCGCTCGAATCGCACGACGTGCTCGTCCTGAACCGCGAGCTCCTCAAGAGGGCAGCCGAGCAGTGGAGCGAGGTTGCGATCCGCCGCCGCACGGAGGAGCTCACGGAGAGCATCCTCCAGATCTGGCCCGTGCCGCCCGGCCATCGCGCGAACTTCCAGCGCGATCGCCGCCCCCGCCTCCGAAAGTTCGTGCAACTCGCCGACCTCATCAGCGCCGGCAAGCTCATGCCCGGCATGTCGCTCCATCCGCGCCGCAAGACGCTCGCCGATCGGGTCGCGATACTGCTCCCCGACGGCCGGATCGAGGTCGACGGTCGCATCTTCACCCGACCATCCGAAGCCGCCGTTGCGATCACGGGCCGGCCGACCAAGGGCTGGTACTTCTTCCTGGTGGATCAGGCATCCCGCCGCTCCCTGCAGGACGTCCGCCTCGACTACGTCGAAGCGATGTCGGTCGACGACGACGATCTCGATGACGAACCGACCGAGGACGACGACTGA
- a CDS encoding type II toxin-antitoxin system VapB family antitoxin: MKRTNLVLREDLLREATRLSGEKTYSRAVDRALEEFVRRARARGILALRGSGAWDGDLSEMRQDARPPRRRRS; encoded by the coding sequence ATGAAACGTACGAATTTGGTGCTTCGTGAGGATCTCCTTCGCGAAGCCACGCGCCTGAGCGGCGAGAAGACGTACTCCCGCGCCGTTGACCGCGCGCTGGAGGAGTTCGTGCGGCGGGCGCGAGCGCGTGGAATCCTCGCATTGCGCGGGAGCGGCGCCTGGGACGGCGACCTGTCGGAGATGCGACAGGACGCCCGTCCTCCTCGCCGTCGGCGGTCATGA
- a CDS encoding type II toxin-antitoxin system VapC family toxin → MKYVDASAVLRVIFAEAGTTVPLRDGDRIVSSQLVEIETVRAVDRERLLGALDDAQTAIKRKELGDFLAMLDLLPIDGAVVDRAKSSFAVNVRALDAMHVASAEILAAEARGEALEFWTHDDRQAVAATSRGLAVFGT, encoded by the coding sequence GTGAAGTACGTCGACGCTAGCGCGGTGCTGCGGGTGATCTTCGCCGAGGCGGGGACGACGGTCCCGCTGCGGGACGGCGACCGCATCGTGTCCTCGCAGCTCGTGGAGATCGAAACAGTCCGCGCCGTCGACCGCGAGCGCCTGCTCGGGGCCCTCGACGATGCGCAGACGGCGATCAAGCGCAAGGAGCTGGGGGATTTTCTCGCGATGCTCGATCTCCTCCCGATCGACGGTGCGGTCGTCGATCGAGCGAAGAGCTCGTTCGCGGTGAACGTGCGGGCGCTCGATGCCATGCATGTCGCGAGCGCGGAGATCCTCGCGGCGGAAGCGCGGGGCGAGGCGCTGGAGTTCTGGACGCACGACGACCGCCAGGCGGTAGCGGCGACGTCGCGTGGGCTCGCGGTCTTCGGAACGTGA
- a CDS encoding PIN domain-containing protein has translation MTLVDTSIWIETFRRRHALDLEAVVPFDDVVTFLPIVQEVLQGFREEQAFRAAKTAMLALPIVETPIGESLVLDAVGLYRSARRRGLAIRSSVDCLIAACALRHDLEILHRDRDFRTLARISDLRERQP, from the coding sequence ATGACCCTCGTCGACACATCGATTTGGATCGAGACGTTTCGCCGCCGCCATGCTCTCGACCTCGAGGCGGTCGTCCCGTTCGACGACGTCGTGACCTTCCTGCCGATCGTCCAGGAGGTGTTGCAGGGCTTCCGCGAAGAGCAGGCCTTTCGAGCCGCCAAGACCGCGATGCTGGCGCTGCCGATCGTCGAGACGCCGATCGGCGAGTCCCTCGTGCTGGACGCCGTCGGCCTCTACCGCTCGGCACGTCGCCGCGGCCTGGCGATCCGGTCCTCGGTGGACTGCCTGATCGCCGCGTGCGCCCTGCGGCACGATCTCGAGATCCTGCATCGCGACCGCGACTTCCGGACGCTCGCTCGGATCAGCGACCTCAGGGAACGACAGCCCTGA
- a CDS encoding SDR family oxidoreductase has translation MSEIRFDGRVALVTGAGGGLGRSHALLFGARGAKVVVNDLGGNTDGTGSGTTMADQVVAEIKAMGGDAVANYDSVDTWDGGEKMIAAAVGAFGRLDIVVNNAGILRDKSIAKMTPEEWTRVLDVHLNGSYYVTRAALPAMRQNGYGRVVFTTSAAGLYGNFGQANYSAAKLGIVGLMNTVKLEGQKFGVLANTIAPIAKSRLMGTVMDEATMEKLKPEFVSAMVAFLCSEENTFTGGIFTAGGGHYARAAMVESPGVTLGIDAIPSVEQIAASFPKIADLADAQEYPSAGANVPKLMAGLFGSRG, from the coding sequence ATGAGCGAGATTCGATTCGACGGGCGTGTCGCCCTCGTGACCGGCGCGGGCGGCGGTCTCGGCCGCTCCCATGCCCTCCTGTTCGGCGCGCGCGGCGCCAAGGTGGTGGTGAACGACCTCGGCGGGAACACCGACGGCACCGGCAGCGGCACCACGATGGCGGACCAGGTCGTCGCCGAGATCAAGGCGATGGGCGGCGACGCCGTCGCCAACTACGATTCGGTCGACACCTGGGACGGCGGCGAGAAGATGATCGCCGCCGCCGTCGGGGCCTTCGGCCGCCTCGACATCGTCGTCAACAACGCCGGCATCCTCCGCGACAAGAGCATCGCGAAGATGACGCCCGAGGAATGGACGCGCGTCCTCGACGTGCACCTGAACGGCAGCTACTACGTGACGCGCGCTGCGCTCCCCGCCATGCGCCAGAACGGCTACGGCCGCGTGGTCTTCACCACCTCCGCCGCCGGCCTCTACGGCAACTTCGGCCAGGCCAACTACTCGGCGGCGAAGCTCGGCATCGTCGGCCTCATGAACACCGTGAAGCTCGAGGGCCAGAAGTTCGGCGTCCTCGCCAACACCATCGCGCCGATCGCGAAGAGCCGCCTCATGGGCACGGTGATGGACGAAGCCACGATGGAGAAGCTGAAGCCCGAGTTCGTGTCGGCGATGGTCGCGTTCCTCTGCAGCGAGGAGAACACCTTCACCGGCGGCATCTTCACCGCCGGCGGCGGGCACTACGCGCGCGCCGCGATGGTCGAGAGCCCCGGCGTCACGCTCGGCATCGACGCGATCCCGAGCGTCGAGCAGATTGCGGCGAGCTTCCCGAAGATCGCCGACCTCGCGGACGCGCAGGAGTACCCGAGCGCCGGCGCCAACGTCCCGAAGCTCATGGCGGGGCTCTTCGGGAGCAGGGGGTAG
- a CDS encoding Uma2 family endonuclease produces the protein MPVRHRFTIDEYHRMGDAGIFDEDSRVELIEGDVLHMCPIGMRHIGGVNRLNALFSRRLGARVVVSVQNPVVLDDYSEPQPDLTLLAVRADFYSTVYARPSDVLLAIEVADSSVSYDRRIKSNLYARKHVRELWLIDIPGKALEVYRRPSASGYREHQRLVRGRRIAMVAFPRVFFRVAEILG, from the coding sequence ATGCCGGTCCGGCACCGCTTCACGATCGACGAGTACCACCGCATGGGCGACGCGGGAATCTTCGACGAGGATTCCCGCGTCGAGCTCATCGAGGGTGACGTCCTCCACATGTGCCCGATCGGCATGCGACATATCGGCGGCGTCAACCGTCTGAACGCGCTCTTTTCGCGGCGGCTCGGGGCGCGGGTCGTCGTCAGCGTGCAGAATCCCGTCGTCCTCGACGACTACTCCGAGCCGCAGCCCGATCTGACACTCCTCGCAGTGCGGGCCGATTTCTACAGCACCGTCTACGCCCGCCCATCCGACGTGCTGCTCGCGATCGAGGTCGCGGACTCGAGCGTCTCCTACGACCGTCGCATCAAGTCGAATCTCTACGCCCGCAAGCACGTGCGCGAGCTCTGGCTGATCGACATCCCCGGGAAGGCGCTCGAAGTGTACCGGCGCCCCTCGGCAAGCGGGTACCGCGAGCACCAGCGGCTGGTCCGCGGCCGGCGCATCGCCATGGTCGCGTTTCCGCGCGTCTTCTTCCGGGTCGCCGAGATCCTCGGCTGA